The Candidatus Cloacimonadota bacterium DNA segment AGAGCAAAATCATCAATTTATTGGATTGAAAATAAGCATCTCGATCATACTTTTCTGTTTTTTTCATACGGAAGATCTGTAGATGTGAATAGCCCAGGTAAACAGTGATCAAGATTTTATCCAGCCACTTTCCTTTCATGTGTTTGATGCGTTCCATTTCCTGAGTAAAGATCTTCTTCTCTTCCCATACGGAAGTAGCTTTTCCCAAGCCATGACTCATGAATTCCACACGGTAATAATCGACTATCATGGCATGGAAAATATGACTGACAGCAGAAATCGTGAGAAGCAGCCAGGTAGAATACGGCCAGAAATCGATATTGACAATTCCTTTGCTGAAGCCGATTCCTAAACCGACATAAACAGCAACTCCTACAATATAATCAGCAGTTCCATCGATAATTCTGCCAACTGCGGTTCCATTTTTTTTAAGACGGGCGATCATGCCGTCCACACAATCCAAAACCAAACAGAAAAAATAGAGACTTCCTGCGAGGATGAAACTGGTCAAATCTCCGCGGGAAAAGAAATATCCGGCACAAACTCCCACGATTATCGACATCAGCGAAACCTGATTGGGAGTTACATTGGTAGGATAAAGTAATTTTACGAATATAAATGCGATTGGTCGTAAAATGTACAAAGTCAGCGTTTCATCGAAGATTGTATGCTTTAATGAGACTTTGAATTCCTGTATTGTTTTAAGATTGAATTCCTTCAATTTCCGTTTATTTTCTTCTGTTTTCTGCTTTAGATTTTTTTTCATTTTCATCTAATCCCATCTATCAAATTATGGCGAAAGAAATTCCAACGCAATTTGTTGTCAAGCCTAATAAAATGGTGGACATTTAACCGCATAAACTTTTTTTAGGATCAATAAGTTGGGAAAATGGTTTGAAAATGATTCATAAATTATTGCAGGAAAAAAAAGTCGTTCTGGCTTCGGCATCTCCCCGTCGTAAAGAGATTTTTGAGCTGATTGGATTAACTGCTTTGCAAATGCCAGCTCATATTCCGGAAGATCAGGTTTATTCCAATCCAATAAAATTAGTGAAATTTCATGCGGAAAATAAAGCTGCTGCCATTAAAAGGCATTT contains these protein-coding regions:
- a CDS encoding CDP-alcohol phosphatidyltransferase family protein, whose translation is MKKNLKQKTEENKRKLKEFNLKTIQEFKVSLKHTIFDETLTLYILRPIAFIFVKLLYPTNVTPNQVSLMSIIVGVCAGYFFSRGDLTSFILAGSLYFFCLVLDCVDGMIARLKKNGTAVGRIIDGTADYIVGVAVYVGLGIGFSKGIVNIDFWPYSTWLLLTISAVSHIFHAMIVDYYRVEFMSHGLGKATSVWEEKKIFTQEMERIKHMKGKWLDKILITVYLGYSHLQIFRMKKTEKYDRDAYFQSNKLMILLWFWIGPTAHVFVLIISAILFRPIIFFIYTIGVANLYMLILWIIQVKIKQRLRAQIT